GAGCGGCTGGAGGCGGCCGACGGGCGAGCCTTCGAGACCATCGACCCGGCCACCGGCGAGCCGATCTGCGAGGTCGCCTTGGCGGGGCCCGAGGATGTCGAGCGCGCCACGGCGGCCGCCCGCGCGGCGCTCGACGGGCCGCTGCGGAAGCTGAATCCCTCCAAACGCGCCGGCCTCATGTACTCGCTTGCGGAGCTGATCAAGGCAAACGGCGAGGAGCTCGCCGAGCTCGAGTCGCTGGACAACGGCAAGCCCCTGGCTCACGCGAAGGGCGACATCGCCGCCACCGTCAACCACCTCCGCTACTACGCCGGCTGGCCGACCAAGATCGAGGGCGAGACGATCCCGGTCTCGGCGCGGGACGTGCTCTGTTACACCGTCCGCGAGCCGGTGGGGGTCTGCGCCCAGATCGTCCCGTGGAACTTCCCGCTGCTGATGGCGACCTGGAAGGTGGCGCCGGCGCTCGCCGCGGGGTGTTCGACCATCCTGAAGCCCGCCGAGCAGACACCGCTGACCGCGCTTCGCCTCGGCGAGCTGGCCTTGGAGGCGGGCTTCCCGGAGGGGACGCTCAACGTCTTGACCGGCGACGGCACCACGGGCGCCGCCCTGGTCGACAGCCCCGGAGTGGACAAGGTCGCGTTCACCGGCTCGACCGTCGTCGGACGCGAGATCGGCGAGAAGTGCGGGCGCTCCCTGAAGCGCCTAACCCTGGAGCTGGGAGGCAAGAGCCCCAACATCATCCTCCCGGATGCCGACCTGGAGCGCGCGATCCCGGGCTCCTACCAGGGCATCTACTTCAACTCCGGCCAGGCCTGCAACGCGGGCTCCCGGCTCTACGTCGCGCGCGAGCTCTTCGACGAGGTGGTCGAGAAGCTGGCCGGCTACGCGCGCGAGGCCAAGGTCGGGCCCGGGGTCGACCCGGAGACCGAGTTCGGCCCCTTGGTCTCCGAGGAGCAGTTCGAGCGGGTCAAGGGATACATCGACTCAGGCCTCGAGGAGGGAGCCGAGCTCGTCGTCGGTGGGAACTCCACCGCCGCCGATGGTGACGGCGGCGGCTACTTCGTCCCCCCCACCCTGTTCACCAGGGTGGAGGACTCGATGCGGATCGCCCGCGAGGAGATCTTCGGCCCAGTGCTGGTCGCGATGCCCTTCGAGGACCTCGAGGAGGTGGCCCAGCGTGCCAACGACACCGAGTACGGCCTCGCCGCGGGCCTCTGGACCCGCGACGTCTCCAACGCCCACAAGCTGGCGGCGATGCTCCAGGCCGGCAACGTCTATGTCAACACCTGGGGCGGCGGCGACCCGGCGGCACCCTTCGGCGGCTACAAGGCCTCCGGCATCGGTCGCGAGAAGGGCCACGCGAACCTGGACGCCTACCTCGAGACCAAGACCGTCTGGGTCCAGCTCTAGTCCGCCCAGCGGCCGTGTTCGAGCCGCGACGCCGCGCGGTCCCGAACCTTCTGCTCGACCTCCGGGCCCCATAGCGTCCGCAACAGCTCGCGTCTCGAAATGACGGCGTAGACCAGCACCAGTTCCCGGTCCTCCAGCACCTCGCATGCGGCAACGTCCATCGGCGTCCGGACCTGGACCAACCCGCTAGCGCGAGTCGACGCCACGACCCTCACGATCTCGTTCCTCAACATTCCCTGGCGGCGAGGGTTGAGGGCCGCCAACCCATCGGCGGCATCCGCCGAGATGTGGACCCGCGGCCGCCTCACGAGATCCGACCGAGCTCCTCGTGAGCCCGCAACCGCATCCGCAAGAACTCCTCCGAGCTCGTCAGCAACAGATCGCCGGCCTGCTCGACGGAGAGCATCACGGCGATCGGATGGCCGTGCCGGGTCACGATCACGCGCTCCCCGTTCACCACCCCGTGAAGCACGGCTGCCGCCTCGCTCTTCAGCTGGCGGACGCCGACCTCGCGAATCGCCCCGGATTCGGCTCGAAGGCTCATTGCCTCATTCCGGGCCCGGACGGGATGGGCCCAAGGGCGACCGAGCCCGCGGGCA
The window above is part of the Solirubrobacterales bacterium genome. Proteins encoded here:
- a CDS encoding aldehyde dehydrogenase family protein, whose product is MATATADSLSPAAREFVKQGPQRLVVGDERLEAADGRAFETIDPATGEPICEVALAGPEDVERATAAARAALDGPLRKLNPSKRAGLMYSLAELIKANGEELAELESLDNGKPLAHAKGDIAATVNHLRYYAGWPTKIEGETIPVSARDVLCYTVREPVGVCAQIVPWNFPLLMATWKVAPALAAGCSTILKPAEQTPLTALRLGELALEAGFPEGTLNVLTGDGTTGAALVDSPGVDKVAFTGSTVVGREIGEKCGRSLKRLTLELGGKSPNIILPDADLERAIPGSYQGIYFNSGQACNAGSRLYVARELFDEVVEKLAGYAREAKVGPGVDPETEFGPLVSEEQFERVKGYIDSGLEEGAELVVGGNSTAADGDGGGYFVPPTLFTRVEDSMRIAREEIFGPVLVAMPFEDLEEVAQRANDTEYGLAAGLWTRDVSNAHKLAAMLQAGNVYVNTWGGGDPAAPFGGYKASGIGREKGHANLDAYLETKTVWVQL
- a CDS encoding type II toxin-antitoxin system prevent-host-death family antitoxin gives rise to the protein MSLRAESGAIREVGVRQLKSEAAAVLHGVVNGERVIVTRHGHPIAVMLSVEQAGDLLLTSSEEFLRMRLRAHEELGRIS